In Lates calcarifer isolate ASB-BC8 linkage group LG4, TLL_Latcal_v3, whole genome shotgun sequence, a genomic segment contains:
- the vps4b gene encoding vacuolar protein sorting-associated protein 4B isoform X2 translates to MATNNNLQKAIDLASKAAQEDKAQNYEEALRLYQAAVQYFLHVVKYEAQGEKAKQSIRAKCAEYLDRAEKLKEYLKKKEKAPPAKPVKESQSDDKGNESDEGDDPEKKKFQNQLSGAIVMEKPNIKWNDVAGLEGAKEALKEAVILPIKFPHLFTGKRTPWRGILLFGPPGTGKSYLAKAVATEANNSTFFSISSSDLVSKWLGESEKLVKNLFSLAREHKPSIIFIDEIDSLCGSRSENESEAARRIKTEFLVQMQGVGNDNEGVLVLGATNIPWTLDSAIRRRFEKRIYIPLPEEHARGFMFKLHLGSTPNSLTESDFVTLGKKTDGYSGADISIIVRDALMQPVRKVQSATHFKRVRGPSRSDPNTIIDDLLTPCSPGDPNAIEMTWMEVPGEKLLEPVVCMSDMLRSLSNTKPTVNEQDLDKLKKFTEDFGQEG, encoded by the exons ATGGCTACCAACAATAATTTACAG AAAGCCATTGATCTTGCCAGCAAGGCAGCTCAGGAGGATAAAGCTCAGAACTACGAGGAGGCTCTACGGCTCTACCAAGCTGCTGTCCAGTACTTCCTTCATGTGGTGAAAT ATGAAGCCCAAGGTGAAAAAGCTAAACAGAGCATTCGGGCGAAATGTGCTGAATACTTGGACAGAGCAGAGAAGCTGAAAGAGTATctaaagaagaaagagaaggctCCGCCTGCTAAGCCTGTCAAAGAGTCACAGTCCGATGACAAAGG GAATGAAagtgatgaaggtgatgatCCAGAGAAAAAGAAGTTCCAAAATCAACTCTCAG GTGCAATTGTTATGGAGAAGCCAAACATCAAATGGAATGATGTTGCTGGTTTAGAAGGAGCCAAAGAAGCGCTTAAAGAAGCTGTTATTCTTCCAATCAAATTTCCCCACCTTTTCACAG GAAAGAGAACTCCATGGAGAGGTATCTTGCTCTTTGGACCCCCAGGTACAGGAAAGTCCTATCTGGCTAAAGCTGTTGCCACAGAGGCAAACAACTCAACgttcttctccatctcctcatctGACCTCGTCTCCAAATGGCTGGGAGAGAGCGAAAA GTTGGTGAAGAATCTTTTCAGCCTCGCAAGGGAGCACAAACCCTCTATCATCTTCATCGATGAGATCGACTCCTTGTGTGGCTCAAGAAGTGAGAATGAGAGTGAGGCTGCTCGTCGTATTAAGACAGAATTCCTGGTTCAGATGCAGG GTGTGGGGAACGACAATGAGGGAGTGCTGGTACTTGGAGCAACGAACATCCCATGGACCCTCGACTCAGCCATCAGAAGAAG ATTTGAGAAAAGGATCTATATCCCGCTGCCTGAAGAGCACGCACGTGGCTTCATGTTCAAGCTCCATCTGGGATCAACCCCCAACAGTCTCACTGAATCCGACTTTGTCACTCTGGGCAAGAAGACAGATGGATACTCAGGAGCAGATATAAGTATCATTGTCAGAGATGCTCTGATGCAGCCAGTTCGAAAGGTCCAGTCAGCAACCCACTTCAAACGG GTACGAGGTCCATCCAGAAGTGACCCCAACACTATTATAGATGACCTCTTGACCCCTTGCTCACCTGGCGATCCCAACGCAATTGAAATGACATGGATGGAAGTTCCTGGGGAGAAGCTACTGGAACCTGTAGTATGCATG tctgacatgCTGAGGTCTCTGTCCAACACAAAGCCAACAGTCAATGAACAAGAtctggacaaactgaaaaaattCACAGAAGACTTTGGACAGGAAGGCTAG
- the vps4b gene encoding vacuolar protein sorting-associated protein 4B isoform X1 has product MEPTNLQKAIAVAQKASEEDQAGNYEEAIRSYQHAVKYFLHILKREPQGKDGNQKIRDQCKLYLDRVEELQQYQVNKEKAIDLASKAAQEDKAQNYEEALRLYQAAVQYFLHVVKYEAQGEKAKQSIRAKCAEYLDRAEKLKEYLKKKEKAPPAKPVKESQSDDKGNESDEGDDPEKKKFQNQLSGAIVMEKPNIKWNDVAGLEGAKEALKEAVILPIKFPHLFTGKRTPWRGILLFGPPGTGKSYLAKAVATEANNSTFFSISSSDLVSKWLGESEKLVKNLFSLAREHKPSIIFIDEIDSLCGSRSENESEAARRIKTEFLVQMQGVGNDNEGVLVLGATNIPWTLDSAIRRRFEKRIYIPLPEEHARGFMFKLHLGSTPNSLTESDFVTLGKKTDGYSGADISIIVRDALMQPVRKVQSATHFKRVRGPSRSDPNTIIDDLLTPCSPGDPNAIEMTWMEVPGEKLLEPVVCMSDMLRSLSNTKPTVNEQDLDKLKKFTEDFGQEG; this is encoded by the exons ATGGAGCCAACAAATCTGCAG AAAGCTATAGCCGTAGCACAGAAGGCCTCAGAGGAGGACCAGGCTGGGAACTATGAGGAGGCCATCCGCTCCTACCAACATGCTGTCAAGTACtttctgcacattttaaaaC GTGAACCCCAAGGTAAAGATGGCAACCAGAAGATCAGGGATCAATGTAAACTGTACCTGGACAGAGTGGAAGAACTGCAGCAGTATCAAGTGAATAAAGAG AAAGCCATTGATCTTGCCAGCAAGGCAGCTCAGGAGGATAAAGCTCAGAACTACGAGGAGGCTCTACGGCTCTACCAAGCTGCTGTCCAGTACTTCCTTCATGTGGTGAAAT ATGAAGCCCAAGGTGAAAAAGCTAAACAGAGCATTCGGGCGAAATGTGCTGAATACTTGGACAGAGCAGAGAAGCTGAAAGAGTATctaaagaagaaagagaaggctCCGCCTGCTAAGCCTGTCAAAGAGTCACAGTCCGATGACAAAGG GAATGAAagtgatgaaggtgatgatCCAGAGAAAAAGAAGTTCCAAAATCAACTCTCAG GTGCAATTGTTATGGAGAAGCCAAACATCAAATGGAATGATGTTGCTGGTTTAGAAGGAGCCAAAGAAGCGCTTAAAGAAGCTGTTATTCTTCCAATCAAATTTCCCCACCTTTTCACAG GAAAGAGAACTCCATGGAGAGGTATCTTGCTCTTTGGACCCCCAGGTACAGGAAAGTCCTATCTGGCTAAAGCTGTTGCCACAGAGGCAAACAACTCAACgttcttctccatctcctcatctGACCTCGTCTCCAAATGGCTGGGAGAGAGCGAAAA GTTGGTGAAGAATCTTTTCAGCCTCGCAAGGGAGCACAAACCCTCTATCATCTTCATCGATGAGATCGACTCCTTGTGTGGCTCAAGAAGTGAGAATGAGAGTGAGGCTGCTCGTCGTATTAAGACAGAATTCCTGGTTCAGATGCAGG GTGTGGGGAACGACAATGAGGGAGTGCTGGTACTTGGAGCAACGAACATCCCATGGACCCTCGACTCAGCCATCAGAAGAAG ATTTGAGAAAAGGATCTATATCCCGCTGCCTGAAGAGCACGCACGTGGCTTCATGTTCAAGCTCCATCTGGGATCAACCCCCAACAGTCTCACTGAATCCGACTTTGTCACTCTGGGCAAGAAGACAGATGGATACTCAGGAGCAGATATAAGTATCATTGTCAGAGATGCTCTGATGCAGCCAGTTCGAAAGGTCCAGTCAGCAACCCACTTCAAACGG GTACGAGGTCCATCCAGAAGTGACCCCAACACTATTATAGATGACCTCTTGACCCCTTGCTCACCTGGCGATCCCAACGCAATTGAAATGACATGGATGGAAGTTCCTGGGGAGAAGCTACTGGAACCTGTAGTATGCATG tctgacatgCTGAGGTCTCTGTCCAACACAAAGCCAACAGTCAATGAACAAGAtctggacaaactgaaaaaattCACAGAAGACTTTGGACAGGAAGGCTAG